In one window of Nocardiopsis aegyptia DNA:
- a CDS encoding DUF4229 domain-containing protein yields the protein MRSWLTYTAARVGLFVGALGVVYLFGARSWIALVLAWLVSGLASYVLLSKLRDQMSASAVKRIEERRGPGVAERLEGGASREDHLQEDGPDAGADEDGRPEAAVKQGEPESREP from the coding sequence ATGCGTAGTTGGCTGACCTACACGGCCGCCCGAGTCGGCCTGTTCGTGGGGGCTCTGGGAGTGGTCTACCTGTTCGGGGCGCGGTCGTGGATCGCTCTGGTCCTCGCCTGGCTCGTGAGCGGGCTCGCCTCCTACGTCCTGCTGTCCAAGCTCCGGGACCAGATGTCGGCCTCGGCCGTCAAGCGGATCGAGGAGCGCAGGGGCCCGGGCGTGGCCGAGCGGCTGGAGGGCGGCGCCTCGCGCGAGGACCACCTCCAGGAGGACGGCCCGGACGCCGGCGCCGACGAGGACGGGCGGCCGGAAGCGGCCGTCAAGCAGGGGGAGCCGGAGTCCCGGGAGCCCTGA
- a CDS encoding delta-60 repeat domain-containing protein: MKPTRTVAALTMGALLLLPAGVTAAAPTAAASSATVSERAVSWTPHVLDGAVKDILRIGDTVVVAGDFNRVADADRARTHTRRNLFAFKHGTGEILRGFVPSVSGQVNSLAEGPDGTVVIGGHFSAVNGSASRGLARLSLADGRTDREFDAVLDDGTAYRLASDGRDLYVGGSFSGINGSARHGVAKLDIDDGEVDTGFDTRIEEQRRGQLRVQDLALSPAGDRLVINGTFTRVDGHDRYQIAMLDAGDGSVTPWSTSAFEPECDYSRMQTYMRRMDFSPDGSYFAVVTAGGPTVKPGLCKSVTRFENTDRPGARPTWSNLTGGDSLYSVEVTGSAVYVGGHQRWMDNEDGAHNAGPGSVEREGIAAVDPRTGRALPWNPGRSRGHGVEALHATDDGLYVGSDTERLADTYHGRLGMFPTT, from the coding sequence GTGAAACCCACCCGTACAGTCGCCGCGTTGACGATGGGCGCGCTGCTGCTCCTGCCCGCCGGTGTCACGGCCGCCGCGCCGACCGCGGCCGCCTCCTCCGCGACGGTGAGCGAGCGCGCGGTGTCATGGACGCCGCACGTCCTGGACGGAGCGGTCAAGGACATCCTCCGCATCGGGGACACGGTCGTGGTGGCCGGGGACTTCAACCGGGTCGCCGACGCCGACCGCGCCCGCACGCACACCCGGCGCAACCTCTTCGCCTTCAAGCACGGCACCGGCGAGATCCTGCGGGGCTTCGTCCCCTCCGTGAGCGGCCAGGTGAACTCGCTGGCCGAGGGCCCCGACGGCACCGTGGTCATCGGCGGGCACTTCAGCGCGGTGAACGGCTCCGCCTCGCGCGGGCTGGCCCGGCTCTCGCTGGCGGACGGCCGGACGGACCGGGAGTTCGACGCGGTCCTCGACGACGGCACCGCCTACCGGCTGGCGAGCGACGGCCGCGACCTCTACGTCGGCGGCTCCTTCTCCGGGATCAACGGCAGCGCGCGGCACGGCGTGGCCAAGCTCGACATCGACGACGGCGAGGTCGACACCGGCTTCGACACGCGCATCGAGGAGCAGCGGCGCGGCCAGCTGCGCGTGCAGGACCTGGCGCTGAGCCCGGCCGGGGACCGGCTCGTGATCAACGGGACGTTCACCCGGGTGGACGGCCACGACCGGTACCAGATCGCCATGCTGGACGCCGGCGACGGCTCGGTCACCCCGTGGTCGACGTCCGCGTTCGAGCCCGAGTGCGACTACTCCCGGATGCAGACCTACATGCGCCGGATGGACTTCTCCCCCGACGGCTCCTACTTCGCGGTGGTGACGGCGGGCGGCCCCACGGTCAAGCCGGGACTGTGCAAGTCCGTCACCCGGTTCGAGAACACCGACCGCCCCGGTGCCCGGCCCACCTGGAGCAACCTCACGGGCGGCGACTCGCTGTACTCGGTCGAGGTGACCGGCTCCGCGGTCTACGTCGGCGGGCACCAGCGCTGGATGGACAACGAGGACGGCGCCCACAACGCCGGCCCCGGATCGGTGGAGCGCGAGGGCATCGCCGCCGTCGACCCGCGCACCGGCCGGGCGCTGCCGTGGAACCCGGGCCGCTCGCGCGGACACGGCGTGGAGGCCCTGCACGCGACCGACGACGGCCTCTACGTCGGCAGTGACACCGAGCGCCTGGCGGACACCTACCACGGCCGCCTGGGCATGTTCCCCACCACCTGA
- a CDS encoding LacI family DNA-binding transcriptional regulator: protein MAVTIRDVARASGVHVSTVSRTFSAAHLVNAQTRSRVLAAADELGYRPNRAARALSTRRTGNLGLIVADIANPFFPPLIKAAQSQARARDYHVFVADTDEQARVEEELVRSMAKQVDGALLVAPRLSNRVIAELGRDVPFVLVNRRVSGLPGVLMDVAAGARQALEHLAGLGHREVAVLTGPRASWTSQEMVRAAEACAGEHGLRLHRIGPNPPTEEGGAASADEVVASGVSAVLAYNDMVAVGLVQRVERLGLTVPADLSVVGVDNTHAARYFRPALTTVDMPVAAAGRGAIDLLLQAVTTGEPPGTVSLDTRLVVRDSTARR, encoded by the coding sequence GTGGCCGTGACCATCAGGGACGTCGCCCGCGCCAGCGGCGTCCATGTCTCCACCGTCTCGCGGACCTTCTCCGCGGCGCACCTGGTCAACGCACAGACGCGCTCTCGCGTCCTGGCCGCGGCCGACGAGCTCGGCTACCGTCCCAACCGCGCCGCGCGGGCCCTGTCCACCCGGCGCACCGGCAACCTCGGCCTCATCGTCGCCGACATCGCCAACCCGTTCTTCCCGCCGCTGATCAAGGCGGCGCAGTCCCAGGCCCGGGCCCGCGACTACCACGTCTTCGTCGCCGACACCGACGAGCAGGCGCGCGTGGAGGAGGAACTCGTCCGGTCCATGGCCAAGCAGGTCGACGGCGCCCTGCTCGTCGCTCCCCGGCTGAGCAACAGGGTGATAGCCGAACTCGGCCGCGACGTCCCCTTCGTTCTCGTCAACCGGCGGGTCAGCGGCCTGCCCGGTGTCCTCATGGACGTCGCCGCGGGCGCCCGCCAGGCCCTGGAGCACCTGGCCGGGCTGGGCCACCGGGAGGTCGCCGTCCTCACCGGCCCGCGCGCCTCCTGGACCAGCCAGGAGATGGTGCGGGCCGCCGAGGCGTGCGCGGGCGAGCACGGGCTGCGGCTGCACCGGATCGGCCCCAACCCGCCCACCGAGGAGGGCGGTGCCGCGTCCGCCGACGAGGTGGTCGCCAGCGGTGTGAGCGCGGTGCTGGCCTACAACGACATGGTCGCGGTCGGGCTCGTCCAGCGGGTCGAGCGGCTCGGACTGACGGTGCCCGCCGACCTCAGCGTGGTCGGGGTCGACAACACGCACGCCGCCCGGTACTTCCGGCCGGCCCTGACCACCGTGGACATGCCCGTCGCGGCGGCCGGGCGCGGCGCCATCGACCTCCTGCTCCAGGCCGTGACCACGGGGGAGCCGCCCGGCACGGTGTCCCTGGACACCCGCCTGGTCGTGCGGGACTCCACCGCCCGGCGGTGA
- a CDS encoding NADH-quinone oxidoreductase subunit C yields MSNENERDEAAENLPDRLGRERLAAPVKRTGLFGATTTGDTSGFGGLQVRGSAPAASSRPFTDPDDPRTADFDRVADDLEAALGETAGAVERVEVAHGELTFHVRREALVELVRVLRDDPALRYELCTGVAGVHFPDDAGRELHAVYHFRSITHNSEIRVATTCPDDDPHVPSIVSVYPTNDWHEREAWDFFGIVFDGHPALTRIQMPDDWHGHPQRKDYPLGGIPVEYRGATVPPPDERRAYK; encoded by the coding sequence ATGAGCAACGAGAACGAGCGCGACGAGGCCGCCGAGAACCTGCCCGACCGGCTCGGCCGCGAGCGGCTGGCCGCACCCGTGAAGCGGACCGGCCTCTTCGGCGCCACCACCACCGGCGACACCTCCGGGTTCGGCGGGCTCCAGGTGCGGGGGAGCGCTCCCGCCGCGAGCAGCCGCCCCTTCACCGACCCCGATGACCCGCGCACGGCCGACTTCGACCGGGTGGCCGACGACCTGGAGGCCGCCCTGGGGGAGACCGCCGGTGCCGTGGAGCGGGTCGAGGTCGCCCACGGCGAGCTCACCTTCCACGTACGCCGCGAGGCGCTGGTGGAGTTGGTGCGCGTGCTGCGCGACGACCCCGCCCTGCGCTACGAGCTGTGCACCGGCGTGGCGGGCGTGCACTTCCCCGACGACGCCGGCCGCGAGCTGCACGCGGTGTACCACTTCCGGTCCATCACGCACAACAGCGAGATCCGCGTCGCCACCACCTGCCCCGACGACGACCCGCACGTCCCGTCGATCGTGTCGGTCTACCCGACCAACGACTGGCACGAGCGCGAGGCCTGGGACTTCTTCGGGATCGTCTTCGACGGCCACCCGGCGCTGACCCGCATCCAGATGCCGGACGACTGGCACGGCCACCCGCAGCGCAAGGACTACCCGCTCGGCGGCATCCCCGTCGAGTACCGGGGCGCCACCGTGCCCCCGCCGGACGAACGGAGGGCCTACAAGTGA
- a CDS encoding PLD nuclease N-terminal domain-containing protein — MVWLGGLITLVTIVLWVYAFFDALTTPAQEARNLPKILWLVVIALFMPVGSILWLFLGRPRQNVAAQGNAPSPAQAASAADDLDPSDFAKPSDSPHPLGPDDDPEFLRGLGRRIDPDD, encoded by the coding sequence ATGGTGTGGCTCGGTGGCCTGATCACGCTCGTGACGATCGTTCTGTGGGTGTACGCGTTCTTCGACGCGTTGACCACCCCTGCCCAGGAGGCACGGAACCTCCCGAAGATCCTGTGGCTCGTCGTGATCGCGCTCTTCATGCCGGTCGGTTCGATTCTGTGGCTCTTCCTCGGGCGGCCCCGTCAGAACGTCGCCGCCCAGGGAAACGCGCCCTCCCCGGCTCAGGCCGCGAGTGCCGCGGACGACCTGGACCCGTCGGACTTCGCCAAGCCCTCGGACAGCCCGCACCCGCTCGGCCCGGACGACGATCCCGAGTTCCTGCGCGGTCTCGGCCGGCGGATCGACCCCGACGACTGA
- a CDS encoding pectate lyase family protein — MRRLALPLTLTMAVALTATAATTAHAAPADRDHHPRDITRQVLADGDGWGSAGGGTTGGSAAADEDVVRVDTMEEFRAAVGPRDDDRPRIVVVDGLIDGNTAADGTPLRCEDYAVDGYSLEEYLAAYDPEVWGWEDPEGPLEEARDASYRTQAAQIRVKVGSNTTVVGTGEDAGLTGVALQVHDVENVILRNLSFSDAYDCFPGWDPKDGNTGNWNSEYDNIELSGATNVWVDHSTFDDGDNPGSELPEYFGGKYEVHDGLLDIARESDLVTVSYNHFVERDKAMIVGNSDSRTTDRGHLRVTYHHNHFDGLGQRAPRVRFGQVHVYNNHYTLAGDHYQYSLGAGKESQLYAENNVFDLRDGIGAGEIVYNWGGTDLVAHGNAVMYDGRGRMSAVDLVAEHNALHPDRALGTERTWTPEYVQRVQPVWAIRSLPRRVGAGLL; from the coding sequence ATGCGAAGACTGGCCCTACCCCTGACCCTGACGATGGCGGTGGCCCTCACCGCGACCGCGGCCACCACCGCGCACGCCGCGCCCGCCGACCGCGACCACCACCCCCGTGACATCACCCGCCAGGTGCTCGCCGACGGTGACGGCTGGGGCTCGGCCGGCGGCGGGACCACCGGCGGCTCCGCGGCGGCGGACGAGGACGTCGTCCGCGTCGACACGATGGAGGAGTTCCGCGCGGCGGTCGGACCGCGCGACGACGACCGGCCCCGGATCGTGGTCGTCGACGGACTGATCGACGGCAACACCGCCGCCGACGGCACACCGCTCCGCTGTGAGGACTACGCCGTCGACGGCTACAGCCTGGAGGAGTACCTCGCCGCCTACGACCCGGAGGTGTGGGGCTGGGAGGACCCCGAGGGCCCGCTGGAGGAGGCGCGCGACGCCTCGTACCGGACCCAGGCCGCGCAGATCCGGGTGAAGGTCGGGTCCAACACCACCGTCGTCGGCACGGGCGAGGACGCGGGCCTGACCGGGGTGGCACTCCAGGTGCACGACGTCGAGAACGTCATCCTGCGCAACCTGAGCTTCTCCGACGCCTACGACTGCTTCCCGGGCTGGGACCCCAAGGACGGCAACACCGGCAACTGGAACTCCGAGTACGACAACATCGAGCTGTCCGGCGCGACCAACGTGTGGGTGGACCACAGCACGTTCGACGACGGCGACAACCCCGGCAGCGAGCTCCCGGAGTACTTCGGCGGCAAGTACGAGGTGCACGACGGCCTGCTGGACATCGCCCGCGAGTCCGACCTCGTCACCGTGTCCTACAACCACTTCGTGGAGCGGGACAAGGCCATGATCGTGGGCAACAGCGACAGCCGGACCACCGACCGCGGCCACCTGCGGGTCACCTACCACCACAACCACTTCGACGGACTCGGGCAGCGGGCGCCGCGCGTGCGCTTCGGGCAGGTCCACGTCTACAACAACCACTACACACTGGCCGGCGACCACTACCAGTACTCGCTGGGCGCGGGCAAGGAGTCGCAGCTGTACGCGGAGAACAACGTCTTCGACCTGCGTGACGGCATCGGCGCCGGCGAGATCGTCTACAACTGGGGCGGCACGGACCTCGTGGCGCACGGCAACGCGGTGATGTACGACGGGCGCGGCCGGATGAGCGCGGTCGACCTGGTCGCCGAGCACAACGCGCTGCACCCGGACCGGGCGCTGGGTACGGAGCGGACCTGGACACCGGAGTACGTCCAGCGGGTTCAGCCGGTGTGGGCCATCCGGTCCCTGCCGCGCAGGGTCGGCGCCGGACTGCTGTAG
- a CDS encoding NADH-quinone oxidoreductase subunit A has product MELYTPIFVLGGIGAAFVVVSMVAGAVLGPKRYNRAKMQAYECGIEPTPQPAGGGRFTVKYYMTAMMFIVFDIEIIFLIPWAVHFEALGWFGLIAIILFLVNVSIAYAYEWRRGGLEWD; this is encoded by the coding sequence TTGGAGCTCTACACCCCGATATTCGTTCTCGGCGGGATCGGTGCCGCGTTCGTCGTGGTGTCGATGGTGGCCGGGGCGGTCTTGGGCCCCAAGCGCTACAACCGCGCCAAGATGCAGGCGTACGAGTGCGGCATCGAGCCCACGCCCCAGCCCGCGGGCGGCGGCCGCTTCACCGTCAAGTACTACATGACGGCGATGATGTTCATCGTCTTCGACATCGAGATCATCTTCCTCATTCCGTGGGCGGTGCATTTCGAGGCCCTCGGCTGGTTCGGCCTGATCGCGATCATCCTCTTCCTGGTGAACGTCTCCATCGCCTACGCCTACGAATGGCGCCGCGGAGGCCTCGAATGGGACTGA
- a CDS encoding BldC family transcriptional regulator translates to MKVERATERLLTPGEVASLFRVDPKTVTRWAASGRISSIRTPGGHRRFRESEVRALLLGEPSESTP, encoded by the coding sequence GTGAAGGTGGAACGAGCAACCGAACGCCTGTTGACCCCCGGGGAAGTGGCCTCACTCTTCCGGGTTGATCCCAAGACCGTGACACGCTGGGCCGCCTCCGGGCGGATCAGCAGCATCAGAACCCCGGGGGGCCACCGTCGCTTCCGGGAGTCCGAGGTCCGGGCCCTCCTGCTCGGTGAACCGAGCGAAAGCACCCCCTGA
- a CDS encoding geranylgeranyl reductase family protein, whose translation MSETATSSPRGREGIEYDADVIVVGAGPSGSTTAYYLAQAGLDVLLLEKTSFPREKVCGDGLTPRAVKQLTAMGITFEDEGWIKNHGLRIVGAGARLELPWPDLGSYPGFGLVRTRYDFDEILVGRAVSAGAKLLERTTVTGPLMDERSNRIVGVHARNADREPVAFRAPLVVAADGNSSRLSVAMGIRKRDDRPMGVAVRTYFESPRHKDDYLESWLELWDRSGDKDVLLPGYGWVFGVGDGTSNVGLGILNSTRSFQDVDYRKLLRRWTDSMPQEWGFTEDNQKGGIRGAALPMGFNRVPHYSRGLLLVGDAGGMVNPFNGEGIAYAMEAGSIAADVIVQAHGRPTQQTRERALLRYPEVLSDTYGGYYTLGRYFVKVIGQPEFMKYATKYGLRQRTLMKFALKMLANLTEPTQGDAMDRVINGLTRIAPAA comes from the coding sequence GTGAGCGAGACAGCCACCTCCTCTCCCAGAGGCCGGGAAGGGATCGAGTACGACGCCGACGTCATCGTCGTCGGCGCCGGCCCTTCCGGATCCACGACCGCCTACTACCTGGCTCAGGCCGGGTTGGACGTCCTCCTGCTGGAGAAGACCTCCTTCCCGCGCGAGAAGGTCTGCGGCGACGGACTCACCCCGCGGGCGGTGAAGCAGCTGACGGCCATGGGGATCACCTTCGAGGACGAGGGGTGGATCAAGAACCACGGCCTGCGCATCGTCGGCGCCGGAGCCCGCCTGGAGCTCCCCTGGCCCGACCTCGGCTCCTACCCCGGGTTCGGCCTCGTCCGCACCCGCTACGACTTCGACGAGATCCTCGTCGGCAGGGCCGTCTCCGCCGGCGCCAAGCTGCTGGAGCGCACCACCGTCACCGGCCCGCTGATGGACGAGCGCAGCAACCGCATCGTCGGGGTGCACGCCAGGAACGCCGACCGCGAGCCCGTGGCCTTCCGGGCACCGCTGGTCGTGGCCGCCGACGGCAACTCCTCGCGGCTGTCCGTCGCCATGGGCATCCGCAAGCGCGACGACCGCCCCATGGGCGTGGCCGTGCGCACCTACTTCGAGAGCCCCCGCCACAAGGACGACTACCTGGAGTCCTGGCTGGAGCTGTGGGACCGCAGCGGCGACAAGGACGTCCTCCTGCCCGGCTACGGCTGGGTCTTCGGCGTCGGCGACGGCACCAGCAACGTCGGTCTCGGCATCCTCAACTCCACCCGCTCCTTCCAGGACGTGGACTACCGCAAGCTCCTGCGCCGCTGGACCGACAGCATGCCGCAGGAGTGGGGCTTCACCGAGGACAACCAGAAGGGCGGCATCCGCGGCGCGGCGCTGCCCATGGGCTTCAACCGGGTCCCGCACTACTCCCGCGGCCTGCTGCTGGTCGGCGACGCGGGCGGCATGGTCAACCCCTTCAACGGCGAGGGCATCGCCTACGCCATGGAGGCCGGCAGCATCGCCGCCGACGTGATCGTGCAGGCGCACGGGCGTCCCACCCAGCAGACCCGCGAGCGCGCCCTGCTGCGCTACCCCGAGGTGCTCTCCGACACCTACGGCGGCTACTACACGCTGGGCCGCTACTTCGTGAAGGTCATCGGCCAGCCCGAGTTCATGAAGTACGCGACCAAGTACGGCCTCCGCCAGCGCACGCTGATGAAGTTCGCGCTGAAGATGCTCGCCAACCTCACCGAGCCCACCCAGGGTGACGCCATGGACCGAGTGATCAACGGACTGACCAGGATCGCGCCCGCGGCCTAG
- a CDS encoding helix-turn-helix domain-containing protein, producing the protein MNDAVPSPDRPNDPFANAAVPDARSLRGLAHPLRLRILSLLEKHGPATGKAVAERLGITSASASYHLRQLLAYGFIEEAPELGSTRERWWRAPHRGFRLPESLDTEAPELSTAVRMALAARWAEDLNGAVQVWSAQPEGWREAQVMSERRTRLTVDELAALREEIRAVLDRYARDVEEAVPGGRVVTTHFAAFPSPGPDDEPPRDPA; encoded by the coding sequence ATGAACGACGCTGTCCCGTCCCCTGACCGTCCGAACGACCCCTTCGCGAACGCCGCCGTGCCCGACGCCCGTTCCCTGCGCGGCCTGGCCCACCCGCTGCGGCTGCGCATCCTGAGCCTGCTGGAGAAGCACGGCCCCGCCACCGGCAAGGCGGTCGCCGAGCGGCTCGGCATCACCTCCGCCTCGGCCAGCTACCACCTGCGCCAACTGCTGGCCTACGGCTTCATCGAGGAGGCGCCGGAACTGGGCTCGACCAGGGAGCGCTGGTGGCGGGCCCCGCACCGGGGCTTCCGGCTCCCGGAGTCGCTGGACACCGAGGCACCCGAACTCAGCACGGCCGTCCGCATGGCCCTGGCCGCGCGCTGGGCCGAGGACCTGAACGGCGCCGTCCAGGTGTGGAGCGCGCAGCCGGAGGGCTGGCGCGAGGCCCAGGTGATGTCCGAGCGCCGGACCCGGCTCACGGTGGACGAACTCGCCGCGCTGCGCGAGGAGATCCGCGCGGTCCTCGACCGCTACGCGCGCGATGTGGAGGAGGCCGTCCCCGGCGGGCGGGTGGTCACCACGCACTTCGCGGCCTTCCCCAGCCCCGGTCCCGACGACGAACCGCCCCGGGACCCGGCGTGA
- a CDS encoding MFS transporter: MNRPGRYRPAQTRRPLAGLVLAQACASTGTRLALVAVPWFVLTTTGSPTDMGLVTFFELGAYTLARLLSGPLLDRLGHRVVSVRLDVVAAVAALCVPLLHSVGLLSLPLLLVLVTVIGLASGPSETAKVSLTPFVAAATGTRVERVAGLTGTVDRTAQTVGPVAAGAVVAAGPLTALYANAVLMVLASAVLALLVPRSLGRTASEDGARVSGKGYLGLLYEGWRAVWGDACLRALVLMIMVTNLVDVAVMTVVLPVWAADGRGGAQTVGLVAGALGGASVLGAVAAAWIGHRLPRRFTFFAAFLVSGPPRILVLALDVPLWAVLAVWCASGVAGGLINPILSAVLFERLPADMTGRGMAVVGALARLGAPVGAPLVGLAVGLAGTSPVLFVCAAVYVLATTLPVLGPAAAAMAAPPAPSPVRAPGTPAPPA; the protein is encoded by the coding sequence GTGAACCGGCCCGGGCGGTACCGCCCCGCCCAGACCCGCCGTCCGCTGGCCGGCCTCGTCCTGGCCCAGGCCTGCGCCTCTACGGGCACCCGGTTGGCGCTGGTCGCCGTTCCGTGGTTCGTCCTCACCACGACCGGCAGTCCGACCGACATGGGGCTGGTCACGTTCTTCGAGCTGGGCGCCTACACCCTCGCCCGCCTCCTGAGCGGCCCCCTGCTGGACCGGCTCGGGCACCGCGTGGTCAGCGTCCGCCTGGACGTGGTCGCCGCCGTGGCGGCGCTGTGCGTTCCCCTGCTGCACTCCGTCGGACTGCTGTCCCTGCCCCTGCTCCTGGTGCTCGTCACGGTCATCGGGCTCGCGAGCGGGCCCTCCGAGACTGCGAAGGTCTCCCTCACGCCCTTCGTCGCGGCGGCCACCGGCACGCGGGTGGAACGCGTCGCGGGGCTCACCGGCACGGTGGACCGCACGGCCCAGACCGTGGGGCCGGTCGCCGCCGGCGCGGTCGTGGCCGCCGGCCCCCTGACCGCGCTGTACGCCAACGCCGTGCTCATGGTCCTGGCGTCGGCGGTCCTGGCGCTGCTCGTCCCCCGCTCCCTCGGCCGCACCGCCTCGGAGGACGGTGCCCGCGTTTCGGGGAAGGGCTACCTCGGCCTGCTGTACGAGGGGTGGCGGGCCGTCTGGGGCGACGCCTGCCTGCGCGCGCTCGTGCTGATGATCATGGTCACCAACCTCGTGGACGTCGCCGTGATGACGGTCGTGCTGCCCGTGTGGGCCGCCGACGGCAGAGGGGGCGCGCAGACCGTCGGGCTGGTCGCGGGCGCTCTCGGCGGGGCGTCGGTGCTCGGGGCCGTGGCGGCGGCGTGGATCGGCCACCGGCTGCCCCGCCGGTTCACCTTCTTCGCCGCGTTCCTCGTCTCGGGGCCGCCCCGCATCCTCGTCCTGGCCCTGGACGTGCCGCTGTGGGCGGTACTGGCGGTGTGGTGCGCCTCCGGGGTGGCAGGAGGCCTCATCAACCCGATCCTGTCGGCGGTCCTCTTCGAACGGCTGCCCGCGGACATGACCGGGCGCGGGATGGCGGTGGTCGGCGCGCTCGCGCGGCTCGGGGCGCCCGTCGGGGCTCCCCTGGTCGGGCTCGCCGTGGGCCTGGCGGGCACCTCGCCCGTCCTGTTCGTCTGCGCGGCCGTCTACGTGCTGGCGACGACCCTGCCGGTGCTCGGCCCGGCCGCCGCGGCGATGGCGGCGCCGCCGGCGCCCTCGCCGGTCAGGGCTCCCGGGACTCCGGCTCCCCCTGCTTGA
- a CDS encoding NuoB/complex I 20 kDa subunit family protein, protein MGLEEKLPSGIALTTVEQVVGLARKSSMWPATFGLACCAIEMMSVGGPHYDLARFGMEKFGATPRQADLMVVAGRVSQKMAPVLRQIYDQMPEPKWVIAMGVCASSGGMFNNYAIVQGVDHIVPVDMYLPGCPPRPEMLLDAVLKLHDKVQNTKLGAHRELEIDETEERMLRRSLPLVSKD, encoded by the coding sequence ATGGGACTCGAGGAGAAACTCCCCAGCGGCATCGCGCTCACGACCGTCGAGCAGGTCGTGGGCCTGGCCCGCAAGAGCTCCATGTGGCCCGCGACGTTCGGTCTCGCCTGTTGCGCCATCGAGATGATGTCGGTCGGCGGCCCGCACTACGACCTCGCGCGGTTCGGCATGGAGAAGTTCGGCGCCACCCCGCGCCAGGCCGACCTGATGGTCGTCGCCGGGCGCGTGAGCCAGAAGATGGCGCCCGTCCTGCGGCAGATCTACGACCAGATGCCCGAGCCCAAGTGGGTCATCGCCATGGGCGTGTGCGCCTCCAGCGGCGGCATGTTCAACAACTACGCCATCGTCCAGGGCGTCGACCACATCGTCCCCGTCGACATGTACCTGCCGGGCTGTCCGCCCCGGCCGGAGATGCTGCTCGACGCGGTGCTCAAGCTCCACGACAAGGTGCAGAACACCAAGCTCGGCGCCCACCGGGAGCTGGAGATCGACGAGACCGAGGAGCGGATGCTCCGCCGTTCGCTGCCGCTGGTGAGCAAGGACTGA
- a CDS encoding demethylmenaquinone methyltransferase, which produces MTRAKLDKKPQDVAAMFDGIADNYDLVNDVISLGQDRVWRRAVVNAVDAHSGELVLDLAAGTGTSSESFVTKGARVIACDFSLGMLRTGAQRRGGASRGGVTFVAGDALHLPFADETFDAVTISFGLRNVNDIDQALRELLRVTKVGGRLVIAEFSHIPVAFVDKLYSTYLMAALPKIAGAFSGRSEAYDYLSESIMAWPDQPALARHLQDAGWSRVAWRNLTLGTVALHRGFRQK; this is translated from the coding sequence ATGACCCGCGCCAAGCTCGACAAGAAGCCTCAGGACGTCGCGGCGATGTTCGATGGCATCGCCGACAACTACGACCTCGTCAACGACGTCATCTCGCTCGGCCAGGACCGCGTCTGGCGCAGGGCCGTCGTCAACGCGGTCGACGCCCACAGCGGCGAGCTGGTCCTGGACCTGGCGGCGGGGACCGGTACCTCCTCGGAGTCCTTCGTCACCAAGGGCGCGCGGGTGATCGCGTGCGACTTCTCGCTCGGCATGCTCCGGACCGGCGCCCAGCGGCGCGGCGGGGCCTCACGGGGCGGGGTGACGTTCGTGGCGGGCGACGCCCTGCACCTGCCCTTCGCCGACGAGACCTTCGACGCCGTCACGATCTCCTTCGGCCTGCGCAACGTCAACGACATCGACCAGGCGCTGCGCGAGCTGCTGCGGGTCACCAAGGTCGGTGGGCGCCTGGTGATCGCCGAGTTCAGCCACATCCCCGTGGCCTTCGTGGACAAGCTCTACTCGACCTACCTCATGGCCGCCCTGCCGAAGATCGCGGGCGCGTTCTCCGGGCGCAGTGAGGCCTACGACTACCTCTCGGAGTCGATCATGGCCTGGCCCGACCAGCCCGCGCTGGCGCGCCACCTCCAGGACGCCGGCTGGTCCCGCGTCGCCTGGCGCAACCTGACGCTGGGCACGGTCGCGCTGCACCGGGGCTTCCGGCAGAAGTAA